In Fervidobacterium nodosum Rt17-B1, one genomic interval encodes:
- the radA gene encoding DNA repair protein RadA gives MAKAKTIYVCDKCGYESPKWFGKCPVCGEWNSAKEFSLKDHSETKSIRANEAGMEAPHPRFFDINSATKLLEEERIKTGINSIDELLSGGLIKGQVILLGGEPGVGKSTIALQICDSIARNSNNDKRIYYISGEESVGQVGLRAKRLGINNEKLLISSETQIEDILNEIDPNKAQLIVVDSIQTLCSVDIDSPVGGIVQIKAVVEKVRIFSKKYGIPSILIAHVTKEGTIAGPKLVEHVVDTVIYFEGERTTDYRILRVQKNRYGPSGEITVFQMTSNGLQGLSEDTFLTYSNTPGNIFTSIYEGTRPFNVQIQALVSRVKMTSGRRISHGVDVRKVIIISAVLSKHLNLPLDFHDIYMNVSGGVNITDPGCELAIAGAILSSFLDAYIGNVFMAGEIGLDGSIRPAVNIQKRVENAKKLPIDLIVIPKASIKNTNVKSTQNIKIETVDNIRQLFNLILDLKKGD, from the coding sequence ATGGCAAAGGCAAAAACAATATACGTCTGTGACAAATGCGGTTACGAATCTCCAAAATGGTTCGGAAAGTGCCCAGTTTGTGGTGAATGGAATAGTGCCAAGGAATTCAGTTTAAAAGACCATTCTGAAACAAAATCAATAAGGGCAAACGAAGCGGGGATGGAAGCACCTCATCCTCGCTTTTTTGATATAAATTCTGCAACAAAACTTTTAGAAGAAGAACGTATAAAAACCGGTATAAATTCTATTGATGAACTTTTGTCTGGAGGGCTTATAAAGGGGCAAGTAATATTACTTGGTGGAGAGCCTGGGGTTGGAAAAAGCACTATCGCACTTCAAATATGTGATTCGATAGCTCGAAATTCTAATAATGACAAGAGAATTTATTACATATCTGGTGAAGAAAGTGTTGGACAAGTTGGATTACGTGCAAAACGTTTGGGAATAAATAATGAAAAATTGTTAATTTCTTCGGAAACGCAAATCGAAGATATTTTAAACGAGATCGATCCAAACAAAGCTCAACTCATCGTTGTAGATTCAATACAAACACTGTGCAGTGTTGATATTGATTCCCCAGTAGGTGGTATCGTACAAATAAAAGCTGTAGTTGAGAAAGTTAGAATTTTCTCTAAGAAATATGGTATACCTTCTATTTTGATAGCGCATGTGACAAAAGAAGGTACGATTGCGGGTCCTAAACTAGTTGAACACGTCGTAGACACTGTAATTTATTTTGAAGGCGAAAGAACAACGGATTATAGAATACTAAGGGTTCAGAAAAACAGATATGGTCCAAGCGGAGAAATAACCGTTTTTCAAATGACAAGTAATGGCTTGCAAGGTCTCTCTGAAGATACATTTTTAACCTACTCTAACACACCTGGCAATATTTTCACAAGTATATACGAAGGCACCAGACCTTTTAATGTGCAGATTCAAGCTTTGGTTTCAAGAGTAAAAATGACATCTGGTAGAAGGATATCACACGGGGTGGATGTCAGGAAAGTTATAATAATCTCGGCCGTATTGTCAAAACATCTGAACTTACCACTAGATTTTCATGATATATACATGAACGTCTCTGGCGGTGTAAATATAACAGATCCTGGTTGCGAACTTGCTATCGCTGGTGCAATCTTATCATCATTTTTAGATGCTTATATAGGAAACGTGTTCATGGCAGGCGAGATAGGACTTGATGGAAGTATTAGACCTGCCGTAAATATACAAAAAAGAGTTGAAAACGCTAAAAAACTCCCTATAGATTTAATTGTAATACCAAAAGCGAGTATAAAAAACACAAACGTTAAATCTACACAAAATATAAAGATTGAAACAGTTGATAATATAAGGCAATTGTTTAATTTAATATTAGATCTTAAGAAAGGGGATTAA
- a CDS encoding DMT family transporter, with protein MGLLWMTLRIVLLGYERIAGNKISKNAPTFVAAWAFFFFSFLSFFPFIGSLSLNVLLKSMISGTIYSLSFSLYTYALGHEDASVVAPLYNLNAIFLVILSALFLGESFSLKKLLGAILMIYGVSYLKKGENFVISYKNLIKSKGSLSMIVSSILMAFGRIIDRKITSELSPIGYSVGIYLVISFYIFIYGLISGHKLKDYSNIVKERFIYLILGGICNAYSYVALLKAFNYFGVSVAEPLSMLSVFVTMIFAKIFLKEKIGIRFIAALLIFVGVILIY; from the coding sequence ATGGGACTGTTGTGGATGACATTGCGTATAGTATTACTTGGTTACGAACGAATTGCTGGTAACAAAATTTCAAAAAATGCGCCAACTTTTGTTGCAGCGTGGGCATTTTTCTTTTTTTCTTTCCTCTCTTTTTTTCCTTTCATTGGTAGTTTATCTCTAAATGTATTATTAAAGTCAATGATTAGTGGTACAATATATTCTCTGTCGTTTTCATTGTACACTTATGCACTTGGGCATGAAGATGCATCTGTAGTTGCGCCACTTTATAACCTAAATGCGATTTTTTTGGTTATTTTATCCGCATTGTTCCTCGGTGAATCATTCAGTTTAAAAAAATTATTAGGTGCTATTCTTATGATTTACGGTGTTAGTTACTTGAAAAAAGGCGAGAATTTTGTAATTTCATACAAAAACCTAATAAAAAGTAAAGGCTCTTTATCTATGATTGTTTCATCAATTTTGATGGCATTTGGAAGGATAATTGATAGAAAAATAACTTCTGAACTCTCTCCAATTGGTTATTCTGTTGGGATTTACCTTGTCATAAGTTTTTATATATTCATATATGGCTTAATTTCAGGTCACAAACTTAAGGATTACTCGAATATAGTAAAAGAACGATTTATTTACCTTATACTCGGTGGAATTTGCAATGCATATTCTTATGTTGCTTTACTCAAAGCATTTAATTATTTTGGAGTTAGTGTTGCCGAACCTTTATCGATGCTCTCTGTTTTTGTAACTATGATTTTTGCTAAGATATTTTTAAAGGAAAAAATCGGAATTCGATTTATAGCGGCTTTATTAATATTCGTTGGAGTAATTTTAATATATTGA
- a CDS encoding methyl-accepting chemotaxis protein, translated as MPKVDKNTLETMSSAFFAENLMTSFMYQLDEALISRVKDVQEGIRDITKVFGEMQKRLNKLAEEFDKEVKDLFFSINESQKVNDEITNELKKSGADINKINEVVMSSVNTTTKTLEMFNNIENMVNEITKIAKQTNLLALNASIEAARAGEFGRGFAVVASEVQKLANESNKVAKDITNQVKELSKSVSDALESIKLVGEIFVTVQNSFQQLLAFMQQNSTLLSHVAGLLVNTKNDLLLENDNFVKATEVMDSATEKFETLSRVINSIVKAQIKLKDLKL; from the coding sequence ATGCCAAAAGTTGATAAAAACACTTTAGAAACTATGTCTTCTGCTTTCTTTGCAGAAAATCTTATGACTTCGTTTATGTATCAACTCGATGAAGCTCTTATTTCAAGGGTAAAAGATGTTCAAGAAGGCATTAGAGATATAACCAAAGTTTTTGGAGAGATGCAAAAAAGGCTGAATAAACTTGCTGAAGAATTTGATAAAGAAGTAAAAGACCTATTTTTCAGTATAAACGAATCACAAAAAGTAAACGATGAAATCACTAATGAGCTAAAGAAATCCGGAGCAGATATAAATAAAATAAATGAAGTAGTTATGAGTTCTGTTAACACGACAACAAAGACTCTGGAAATGTTTAATAACATAGAAAACATGGTCAATGAAATAACTAAAATTGCCAAACAAACAAATCTCTTAGCTCTAAATGCTTCGATTGAAGCAGCTAGAGCTGGCGAATTCGGTAGAGGCTTTGCCGTAGTTGCTTCAGAGGTTCAAAAATTAGCTAACGAGTCTAACAAGGTGGCAAAAGACATCACAAACCAAGTGAAAGAACTTTCAAAATCTGTTTCAGATGCTCTTGAAAGTATAAAGCTAGTTGGAGAAATATTTGTTACAGTCCAAAATTCATTCCAACAATTGCTAGCTTTTATGCAGCAAAATTCAACGCTTTTATCACATGTTGCTGGGCTTTTGGTTAATACAAAGAATGACTTGTTATTAGAAAACGATAATTTCGTCAAAGCAACTGAAGTTATGGATAGCGCAACTGAAAAATTCGAAACACTTTCAAGAGTCATAAACTCTATAGTAAAAGCGCAGATAAAATTGAAAGATTTGAAACTTTGA
- a CDS encoding chromate transporter, with protein sequence MVKREISIWEIFLTTAKIGAVTIGGGYAMVPIIKDEFVRKKELLSDDEFTALLVIAQSLPGPIAVNTSTLVGYKLKKVPGLIAGVSGAIFFPTIIIVVIASLLSKFYNYMEPFLNGMKAPLFAVLLVAVIKMWKTNINSIEDFIIFIVSFSLVSFLKLNPVYVILLGILYAILRNKKQKKDDVK encoded by the coding sequence TTGGTTAAACGCGAAATTTCTATTTGGGAAATATTTTTAACTACTGCAAAAATAGGTGCAGTTACTATCGGCGGTGGATATGCAATGGTACCAATCATCAAAGATGAATTTGTAAGAAAGAAAGAGTTACTTTCAGACGATGAATTTACAGCTCTCTTAGTTATAGCACAATCTTTACCAGGACCAATCGCGGTCAATACATCAACTTTGGTTGGCTATAAACTGAAAAAAGTACCAGGGTTGATTGCTGGAGTTTCAGGTGCAATATTTTTTCCAACGATTATAATAGTAGTAATTGCGTCGTTGCTTTCTAAGTTTTACAACTACATGGAACCTTTTTTAAACGGAATGAAAGCACCCTTATTTGCTGTTTTATTAGTCGCCGTTATTAAAATGTGGAAAACAAATATTAACAGTATAGAAGATTTCATAATATTTATTGTCTCATTTTCTTTGGTAAGTTTTTTGAAGTTAAATCCTGTGTATGTAATCTTACTTGGAATTTTGTATGCGATTTTAAGAAATAAAAAACAAAAAAAGGATGATGTGAAATGA
- a CDS encoding carboxymuconolactone decarboxylase family protein, whose amino-acid sequence MNEEILKRGTTNTKRFWALDSAVYKEGAIDSKTKELMGLVASMVLRCDDCITYHMIRCAELGTSDEEFFEVFDVALIVGGSIVIPHLRRAVNTLLEIRRMQLNGESISI is encoded by the coding sequence ATGAATGAAGAAATACTTAAAAGAGGAACAACTAACACAAAACGCTTTTGGGCACTTGATAGCGCAGTATACAAAGAGGGTGCAATTGATAGCAAAACAAAAGAATTAATGGGACTTGTTGCTTCTATGGTATTAAGATGTGACGATTGTATAACTTACCATATGATAAGATGCGCAGAACTTGGCACAAGTGATGAAGAATTTTTCGAAGTATTTGATGTGGCACTTATAGTCGGTGGGTCAATAGTTATACCACACTTAAGAAGGGCTGTAAACACATTGTTAGAAATCCGGAGGATGCAATTGAATGGCGAGAGTATTTCTATTTGA
- the polA gene encoding DNA polymerase I, which translates to MARVFLFDGTGLLYRAYFAIDQSLTTTSGVPTNALYGLSRMLVKFLKEHVIINEDYCAFMLDVKGGSTYRKELYADYKAHRPETPEPLLKQISLADELIEGFGIKLIKVPGYEADDVIATLAKKFEKEKQKYNISEINIITSDKDMLQLVNENIFVWRVEKGVTDLKKYTNNEIIEKYGITSEQIKDYLALVGDVSDNIPGVSGIGEKTAAKILNEFGSVENALKNISKLPEKIRNAIENNIEDFELSRKLVELNTNVEIKIDIEELLYKGYDQKKLLNVLKKFEFSSVIKELNLSAELTNKVEYKVIENERALSDLLETIMKSKKIALDLETTSLDPFEGKIVGISIAVDEGKAFYIPIAHVGAKNIPIESVKKFLRDLFNSGKTVGGHNIKFDLKFISRLGIEPQIPSFDSMIEAYLLNPNEKKFNLDELSLKLLGHKMISYEDLVKDTIPLFAGDFSYIPVDTAVKYSCEDADMSLRIHNLLHPLIYSNEMNELYEKIELPMILVLANLELNGVYFDIQYLNNLSQEMDKKLLALSNRIFEITGEAFNLNSPKQLGYILFEKLKLPSVKSTSTGAYSTDVEVLEYLANEYEIAKLILEYRKIQKLKSTYVDAIPNMVNKNTKRVHASFNQTGTATGRLSSSDPNLQNLPGRSDEGKEIRMAVKPQKDGWYILGADYSQIELRVLAHITEDPNLINAFKENKDIHLETAKKLFGVSEEFITENMRRIGKMVNFAIVYGVSPYGLAKRTGLDVKDTKKMIEAYLDYYKNVQEYMANIKEFAKKNGYVRTMFGRKRDIPQINSKDQNIRAEGERIAINTPIQGSAADIMKIAMIRIYERLKDEKLQSMMILQVHDELVFEVPENEVEYVKKLVKEEMENAVKLRVPLLVDIYVEKYML; encoded by the coding sequence ATGGCGAGAGTATTTCTATTTGATGGTACAGGATTATTGTACAGAGCATATTTTGCAATAGACCAATCATTAACAACTACATCTGGCGTTCCTACAAACGCCCTCTATGGTCTTTCAAGAATGCTTGTAAAATTTTTGAAAGAACATGTGATTATAAATGAAGATTATTGTGCTTTCATGTTAGATGTTAAAGGTGGAAGCACATATCGTAAAGAACTTTATGCTGATTACAAAGCGCATAGACCAGAAACCCCAGAGCCATTGTTAAAACAAATATCTTTAGCTGATGAACTAATCGAAGGCTTTGGAATAAAGCTAATAAAAGTCCCTGGTTATGAAGCTGACGATGTCATAGCAACTCTCGCAAAGAAATTTGAGAAAGAAAAGCAAAAGTATAACATTTCGGAAATCAATATAATCACAAGCGACAAAGATATGCTCCAGCTAGTTAACGAAAACATATTCGTATGGCGTGTTGAAAAAGGTGTTACAGACTTAAAGAAGTACACAAACAATGAAATTATAGAAAAGTATGGCATAACTTCTGAACAAATAAAAGATTATTTGGCTTTAGTTGGTGATGTATCAGATAATATACCTGGCGTTAGTGGCATAGGTGAGAAAACGGCTGCAAAAATCCTTAACGAATTTGGAAGCGTTGAAAATGCATTGAAGAATATCTCAAAATTACCTGAAAAAATAAGGAATGCTATCGAAAATAACATAGAAGACTTTGAATTGAGCAGAAAGTTGGTAGAATTAAATACAAACGTCGAAATAAAAATAGATATCGAAGAGTTACTTTATAAAGGTTACGATCAAAAAAAGCTTTTGAATGTGCTCAAAAAATTTGAATTTTCAAGTGTAATAAAGGAACTTAATCTTTCAGCAGAGCTTACTAATAAGGTTGAATATAAAGTTATTGAAAACGAACGAGCGCTTAGTGACTTACTTGAAACAATAATGAAATCAAAAAAAATTGCATTAGATTTGGAAACTACATCACTTGATCCATTCGAAGGAAAAATTGTAGGTATTTCTATAGCCGTTGATGAGGGCAAAGCTTTCTACATACCAATTGCGCACGTTGGAGCTAAGAATATACCTATAGAATCTGTTAAAAAATTTCTAAGAGATTTATTTAACAGTGGTAAAACTGTTGGCGGTCACAACATAAAATTTGATCTTAAGTTCATCTCAAGATTGGGAATTGAGCCACAAATACCATCTTTTGACAGTATGATTGAAGCATATCTGCTTAATCCAAATGAGAAAAAATTTAACCTTGATGAATTATCATTAAAATTGCTCGGACACAAAATGATTTCATATGAAGATTTAGTCAAAGACACAATTCCACTCTTCGCAGGAGATTTTTCTTATATTCCTGTAGACACGGCAGTTAAATATTCTTGTGAAGATGCAGATATGTCTCTTAGGATACATAATTTGCTCCATCCTTTGATTTATTCAAATGAAATGAATGAATTATATGAAAAGATAGAATTACCTATGATTTTAGTCCTTGCAAATTTGGAACTAAATGGTGTCTATTTTGATATACAGTATCTAAACAATTTATCACAAGAAATGGACAAAAAACTTTTAGCACTTTCGAATCGAATCTTTGAAATCACAGGTGAGGCATTTAACCTAAATTCTCCAAAACAACTTGGATACATACTATTTGAAAAATTAAAGTTACCAAGTGTAAAATCCACATCAACCGGTGCGTATTCAACGGATGTCGAAGTACTTGAATATCTTGCCAACGAATACGAAATTGCAAAGCTTATTCTTGAATACAGAAAGATACAAAAGTTAAAGAGTACTTACGTTGACGCAATTCCGAATATGGTCAACAAAAATACAAAACGAGTCCATGCTTCTTTTAATCAAACAGGTACGGCAACCGGTAGATTGAGCAGCTCTGACCCCAATTTACAAAATTTACCTGGAAGAAGCGATGAAGGAAAAGAAATCCGAATGGCTGTGAAACCACAAAAAGACGGTTGGTATATATTAGGAGCTGATTATTCACAAATAGAACTACGTGTACTTGCGCATATAACCGAGGATCCAAATTTAATCAATGCATTCAAAGAAAACAAAGATATCCACCTTGAAACTGCTAAAAAATTATTCGGTGTCAGTGAAGAATTCATAACTGAAAACATGAGAAGGATAGGCAAAATGGTCAATTTTGCGATTGTATATGGTGTTTCACCTTATGGACTTGCAAAAAGAACAGGATTGGACGTAAAAGATACGAAAAAAATGATAGAGGCTTACCTTGATTACTATAAAAATGTTCAAGAATACATGGCTAATATAAAGGAATTCGCAAAGAAAAATGGATATGTAAGAACTATGTTTGGAAGAAAAAGAGATATACCACAAATTAACTCAAAAGACCAAAATATAAGAGCAGAAGGTGAACGAATAGCTATTAATACTCCTATCCAAGGCAGTGCTGCCGACATAATGAAAATTGCGATGATAAGGATATATGAACGACTAAAAGACGAAAAATTGCAAAGTATGATGATACTTCAAGTGCATGATGAACTTGTCTTTGAAGTACCAGAAAACGAGGTTGAATATGTTAAAAAACTTGTTAAAGAAGAAATGGAAAATGCAGTGAAACTAAGAGTTCCATTACTTGTAGATATTTACGTGGAGAAGTATATGCTTTAA
- a CDS encoding chromate transporter — MIYIKLFLTFLQIGAVSFGGGYSILKVINHYTVDINKWISTDEFNDIVAISQSTPGPIGINAATFVGYKVGGLFGSITATFSVILIPIVLSLTVYLFYRKHRESGKIQNIILSLKPIILALIASAALSFLKNAFGNYLSIAITLISTFVLLYLKFDVVLLLLISGTIGYFFFK; from the coding sequence ATGATATACATTAAACTTTTTCTAACATTTTTGCAAATTGGTGCTGTAAGTTTTGGAGGAGGATACAGTATTCTCAAAGTAATCAATCATTACACAGTTGATATAAATAAATGGATAAGCACAGATGAATTCAATGATATCGTTGCAATATCACAATCAACGCCGGGACCTATAGGTATAAACGCAGCAACATTTGTTGGATACAAAGTTGGAGGATTATTTGGTTCAATTACTGCCACTTTTTCTGTTATTCTAATACCGATAGTTCTATCTCTAACTGTATATCTTTTCTACAGAAAGCACCGCGAAAGTGGAAAAATTCAAAACATAATTCTTAGTTTAAAACCTATAATTTTGGCACTAATAGCCTCAGCTGCATTGAGTTTTTTAAAAAACGCTTTTGGAAATTATCTATCAATTGCTATAACTTTAATTTCAACATTTGTTTTATTATATCTAAAATTTGACGTGGTTCTTTTACTTTTGATTTCGGGCACCATAGGATATTTTTTCTTCAAATGA
- a CDS encoding DegV family protein — protein sequence MEKIKILVDSTSDFPKEQMKEWDVDIVPLYVNWPDGTSEKDDTRDFEELKRFYEKLKSAPELPKSSQPSVEDWKQKYNELKEQGYDGVLVITISTAMSGTFNSASLAAKEVDIPVRVVDSKMASTAISPMARYARELINLGVDLETVAQELEKKIAAKGFGAFFYVQDFNFLVKGGRVSKFAGFVGSLLKIRVGIYINEEGNMVPFTKTRGFKAIVDELIKKAESEGFTKDSVVDLYMVSCDNMEELKEIEKILREHYRVNNVYYTPTGKVISTHVGPGQAGFGIEKY from the coding sequence ATGGAAAAGATAAAAATATTGGTAGATAGTACTTCCGATTTCCCTAAAGAGCAAATGAAAGAATGGGATGTTGATATTGTGCCTTTGTATGTTAATTGGCCTGATGGTACAAGTGAAAAAGACGATACGAGAGATTTTGAAGAGCTGAAAAGATTTTACGAGAAACTGAAGTCCGCTCCGGAACTTCCTAAAAGTTCACAACCATCGGTAGAAGACTGGAAACAAAAGTATAACGAGTTAAAAGAACAAGGTTACGATGGTGTTTTGGTAATAACGATTTCAACAGCTATGTCTGGAACGTTTAACAGCGCATCTCTTGCGGCAAAAGAAGTTGATATACCTGTGAGAGTAGTAGACTCAAAAATGGCTTCCACAGCTATATCACCAATGGCAAGATATGCAAGAGAATTAATTAATTTAGGTGTCGACTTAGAAACAGTAGCACAAGAATTAGAAAAAAAGATTGCTGCAAAAGGTTTCGGCGCATTTTTCTATGTTCAAGATTTCAATTTCCTTGTCAAGGGTGGAAGAGTAAGCAAATTTGCAGGATTTGTTGGCTCATTACTAAAAATCAGGGTTGGGATATACATAAATGAAGAAGGGAACATGGTTCCATTTACAAAGACACGAGGTTTCAAAGCTATCGTTGATGAATTAATCAAAAAAGCGGAGAGTGAAGGTTTTACAAAAGATAGTGTTGTTGACCTTTACATGGTAAGTTGCGATAATATGGAAGAATTGAAAGAAATAGAAAAGATTCTTAGAGAACATTATAGAGTCAACAATGTGTACTATACACCTACTGGAAAAGTTATTTCAACACACGTGGGACCTGGACAAGCCGGATTTGGGATTGAAAAGTATTAA
- a CDS encoding MBL fold metallo-hydrolase yields MSNKEGIENITLYDDGVHKFIFLAWEETEEEGIVQTNQYIIIDGNEAMLLDPGGAHVFPRVLANVSEIIEPSKIKYIFFTHQDPDVTSGITLWLSIAENAKIYISGLWTRFLPHFGVYDQRRVVALPDKGDKLRLQSGTELEFIPTHYLHSTGNFTLYDPRAKILFSGDLGVAVFQKGQRYVFVENFNEHVKLMELFHKRYITSSIALKKWLSIVEKKEIDIVAPQHGAIFKGENVKKLFDWFRNLKCGIDIIDEIYGR; encoded by the coding sequence ATGTCAAATAAAGAGGGTATAGAAAATATAACATTATACGATGATGGTGTTCATAAATTCATATTCTTGGCGTGGGAAGAGACAGAAGAGGAAGGTATAGTACAAACAAACCAATACATAATAATAGATGGTAACGAAGCTATGCTTCTTGACCCTGGCGGCGCGCATGTTTTTCCAAGAGTTCTTGCAAATGTTTCGGAGATAATAGAACCAAGTAAGATAAAGTATATATTTTTCACACACCAAGATCCAGACGTAACTTCCGGCATCACACTTTGGTTGTCAATAGCTGAAAATGCAAAGATATACATATCTGGTCTTTGGACAAGATTTTTGCCGCATTTTGGTGTTTACGATCAAAGAAGGGTGGTTGCTTTACCAGATAAAGGGGATAAATTAAGATTGCAGTCCGGTACTGAACTTGAGTTTATACCTACTCATTACCTACATTCAACTGGTAATTTTACACTTTACGATCCACGTGCTAAGATCCTTTTCTCGGGTGATTTAGGTGTTGCAGTTTTCCAAAAAGGACAAAGGTATGTCTTTGTTGAAAATTTCAACGAGCACGTTAAGTTAATGGAATTATTCCATAAGAGATATATCACATCGAGTATCGCTCTAAAAAAATGGTTGAGTATAGTTGAAAAAAAGGAGATAGATATCGTTGCACCACAACATGGTGCTATATTCAAAGGAGAAAATGTAAAGAAATTATTCGATTGGTTTAGAAATTTAAAATGTGGAATTGATATTATAGATGAAATATATGGCAGGTGA